A part of Aspergillus oryzae RIB40 DNA, chromosome 7 genomic DNA contains:
- a CDS encoding putative DnaJ domain protein (molecular chaperone (DnaJ superfamily)): MRLACLFLAIALCLVQLVLAAEDYYKTLGLDKSASERDIKRAYRTLSKKYHPDKNPGDEDAREKFVEIAEAYDVLSTSTTRKIYDQYGHEGVEQHRQGGNAGRQAHDPFDLFSRFFGGGGHFGHAPGHRRGPDMEFKIGLPLRDFYNGREVTIMLEKQQICDACEGTGSADREVVTCDRCAGHGRVIQKHMLAPGMFQQVQMTCDKCGGQGKMIKKPCPVCHGHRVVRKEVETTFTVEPGMGKGSRIVFENEADESPDYIAGDLVLILDERQPEASDYQWQTDGTFFRRKGKDLFWREALSLREAWMGEWTRNITHLDGHTVQLGRKRGEVVQPLSVETVKGEGMPFYSDGHLHESHDQDEEPGNLYVEYSVILPDQMESGMEKEFFALWEKWRKKNGVNLDKESGRPEPSVKDEL; this comes from the exons ATGCGCCTCGCTTGCCTTTTCCTCGCGATTGCACTGTGCCTAGTGCAGTTGGTGCTGGCGGCAGAAGACTATTACAAAACTCTTGGCTTAGACAAATCGGCTTCAGAAAGGGATATCAAAAGAGCATATCGCACATTGAGCAAGAAATACCATCCTGATAAGAATCC AGGCGACGAGGACGCACGCGAGAAATTTGTCGAAATCGCCGAGGCATATGACGTTCTTTCGACATCCACCACGCGCAAGATCTACGATCAGTATGGACACGAGGGAGTGGAGCAGCATCGACAGGGAGGCAATGCGGGACGACAGGCGCACGATCCCTTCGACCTGTTTTCGCGGTTtttcggcggcggcggacaCTTCGGACATGCGCCGGGGCATCGGAGGGGACCGGACATGGAATTCAAGATTGGGTTGCCGCTACGCGATTTCTATAATGGCAGGGAGGTCACTATTATGTTAGAGAAACAGCAGATCTGCGATGCGTGCGAGGGTACGGGGTCGGCAGATCGTGAGGTTGTCACCTGTGATCGGTGCGCGGGACATGGAAGGGTCATCCAGAAGCATATGCTGGCACCCGGAATGTTTCAGCAAGTGCAGATGACATGCGATAAGTGTGGTGGGCAAGGGAAGATGATCAAGAAGCCTTGCCCTGTCTGTCATGGACATCGCGTCGTGCGCAAGGAGGTGGAAACAACGTTTACGGTAGAGCCTGGAATGGGGAAGGGATCACGGATTGTTTTCGAAAACGAGGCCGACGAGAGTCCCGACTATATTGCTGGCGACCTGGTGCTGATTTTAGATGAGCGGCAACCCGAGGCGAGCGATTACCAGTGGCAGACGGACGGCACCTTTTTCCGAAGGAAGGGTAAGGACCTATTCTGGAGGGAAGCGCTATCATTGCGGGAGGCATGGATGGGTGAGTGGACTCGCAATATCACCCATTTGGACGGACACACCGTCCAGCTTGGACGCAAACGCGGTGAGGTCGTGCAACCCTTGTCTGTGGAAACAGTTAAGGGTGAGGGCATGCCATTCTACTCGGACGGTCATCTCCACGAAAGCCACGACCAAGATGAGGAGCCGGGCAATCTGTACGTGGAGTATAGTGTGATCCTTCCTGACCAGATGGAGAGcggaatggagaaggagttCTTTGCGCTGTGGGAGAAGTGGCGCAAGAAGAACGGGGTTAATCTGGACAAGGAGAGCGGTCGGCCTGAACCATCAGTGAAGGATGAGTTATGA
- a CDS encoding uncharacterized protein (NADP+-dependent malic enzyme), with product MARLPSQQGRQVHATSTSYVNHAAPVEANYDTANPPYIRKYLRTYGLTPPRAESYEVQKTRCLAQLALKQTAIDKFLYLSTLRKNNVHLFYRLVTDHLRELTPLIYTPVVGEACQRWSEIYQQPEGMYLSWEDRGNLAAVIANWPQPNVEITCITDGSRILGLGDLGINGMGIPIGKLALYTACAGIRPEATLPLTLDLGTSNKTLREDPLYMGSNRDKITPEEEREFMDELMSALTERWPGIVIQFEDFKNPFPALERYRDIYTCFNDDIQGTGAVILGGVINAVKRSGLPCKDHRAVFFGAGSAGVGVAKQIVAFFMREGMTEDEARSCFYLVDTKGLVTNDRGDKLAEHKVYFAREDNEGQQYKTLEEVVDYVKPTILMGLSTIGGVFTPEILRKMADWNTAPIIFPLSNPSSKSECDFETAITHTDGRALFASGSPFQPFSFTNSAGETRTYYPGQGNNMYVFPGIGLGTILSKAVKITDSMIYASGAALSQALTAEEIERGLLYPDLTRIRQVSVVVTRKVIRAAQEDKVDRETALRSMNDDALDAWIKARMYDAHSEVLALEREVGALLHNLNPASLLNGLSSEENAKL from the exons ATGGCTCGTCTCCCTTCACAACAAGGCCGTCAGGTCCATGCGACCTCGACGTCGTATGTGAACCATGCCGCTCCAGT AGAAGCCAACTATGATACAGCCAACCCTCCGTACATCCGCAAGTACCTCCGCACGTACGGCCTGACTCCTCCGCGCGCAGAATCCTACGAGGTTCAGAAAACAAGAT GTCTGGCTCAATTGGCCTTGAAGCAAACCGCCATTGACAAATTTCTCTACCTGAGCACTCTTCGCAAGAACAATGTGCATCTATTCTACCGTCTGGTGACGGATCATCTGAGG GAACTTACCCCTCTGATCTATACCCCGGTCGTCGGTGAAGCTTGCCAGAGATGGTCCGAGATCTACCAGCAACCGGAAG GTATGTACTTAAGTTGGGAAGATCGCGGCAATCTTGCTGCTGTCATTGCCAATTGGCCCCAGCCCAATGTGGAGATCACATGCATCACCGATGGCTCCCGAATTCTCGGCCTCGGCGACCTTGGCATTAATGGAATGGGCATTCCCATTGGCAAGTTGGCGCTCTACACTGCATGTGCAGGTATTCGCCCCGAGGCCACCCTGCCTTTGACTTTGGATCTGGGAACAAGCAACAAGACCCTCCGGGAAGACCCGTTGTACATGGGTAGCAATCGTGACAAGATTACGCCGGAAGAGGAGCGGGAGTTCATGGATGAGTTGATGTCTGCTCTTACGGAGCGTTGGCCTGG CATTGTCATTCAGTTCGAAGACTTCAAGAACCCCTTCCCTGCCTTGGAGCGTTACCGTGATATTTACACGTGCTTCAACGATGATATTCAGGGCACAGGAGCCGTCATCCTGGGTGGAGTCATCAACGCCGTGAAGCGCTCGGGCCTTCCTTGCAAGGATCACCGTGCTGTCTTCTTTGGTGCGGGAAGTGCCGGTGTCGGCGTTGCTAAACAAATTGTTGCTTTCTTTATGCGTGAGGGCAtgactgaggatgaggccCGGTCCTGCTTCTACCTGGTCGACACCAAGGGTCTCGTCACCAATGACCGTGGCGACAAGCTCGCCGAGCACAAGGTCTACTTCGCCCGAGAGGACAATGAAGGCCAGCAGTACAAGAccctggaggaggttgtcgacTATGTGAAGCCAACTATCCTCATGGGTTTGTCAACCATTGGTGGTGTCTTCACCCCAGAGATCCTACGCAAGATGGCCGACTGGAACACCGCTCCTAtcattttccctctctccaACCCCTCCTCCAAGTCCGAATGTGACTTCGAGACCGCTATTACTCACACTGATGGTCGGGCTCTCTTTGCCTCTGGCTCCCCCTTCCAGCCCTTCTCATTCACCAACTCTGCTGGAGAGACTCGCACCTACTATCCCGGCCAAGGCAACAACATGTATGTCTTCCCTGGTATCGGTCTGGGTACAATCCTCTCCAAGGCCGTCAAGATCACCGACAGCATGATCTATGCGTCGGGTGCGGCCCTCTCGCAGGCCCTGACTGCGGAGGAGATCGAGCGCGGTCTCCTCTACCCCGACTTGACCCGGATCCGCCAGGTCAGCGTTGTGGTGACGCGCAAGGTTATCCGCGCTGCACAGGAAGACAAGGTTGATCGTGAGACTGCCTTGCGCAGCATGAACGATGACGCGCTTGATGCCTGGATCAAGGCCCGCATGTATGATGCTCACAGCGAAGTTCTGGCCTTGGAGAGGGAAGTTGGTGCCCTCCTGCACAACTTGAACCCAGCCTCACTTTTGAACGGGCTGTCAAGTGAAGAGAATGCCAAACTGTAA
- a CDS encoding uncharacterized protein (predicted protein) → MSQETEPLLPRYEEDTTLQRRLHQKLHSFQMLRALSEGYMPSTEQVIINLRTLLASDILNPRTQDIGSVGRQLIRDCRIWIQVFIELLRDKNNDDKLQEFLWHLSRSRASLDRGQVAQHASHVKARQDTKAAYDSLRTVGSLLLTNADFRLFVDDLTTVGRQIFSDTAYFLSDTSKQVGEQIKPSQEEIDAVQGAGADEGQAPSSEEIRQEVAQVAEAAGNGVARTGQEAIKSAKEHLGGQEKDTLIYRLKQAVLKLRERSDYSDSVATLSTLVQSYAKTYANAASDIITTAEEEVEVNEDLKQAMQQLWVLVQSLGDAEQWKTLEQRFQQVLQHANKDPEFERLMGELGSSVQQMLTDPSFFDSASEKLSELEEKAKKVDTESNLRQDVDAFLEQAKRTLRTVPEDAAVTKLVDATNKLYKDAWDGYYERKSELPSDILEVFFPVLLRTIQHIPIPRLEVMAPELDLLLENFILEPGHTVNYSSFLPYRLHITTRNDIDVLKKHSKRTTADLKTTFTATVMGLNVSASEFGYWLRTHSGLFRFHDEGIASFYLDKRGIDISLDIEVGRERLEQIFTLRGVRVVIHKLDYKVHRSKWKYLLWLTKPFLKHMLRRVLEKKIAERIVAAAHALNRELVFARERLRAARIANPQDLATFVRAVLARLQPVSDVETRIGFDAPGKGVFKGVYAPGSLTKVWHEEALRAQEAIEEGDESYGLRRTWRNDIFDVPTRS, encoded by the exons ATGTCGCAAGAGACCGAGCCCCTCCTTCCTCGCTACGAGGAGGACACGACCCTCCAACGGCGGTTGCATCAGAAATTGCACTCGTTTCAGATGCTGCGTGCCCTTTCGGAGGGTTACATGCCATCTACCGAGCAGGTCATCATTAATCTCCGTACCTTGTTGGCCTCCGATATCCTGAATCCTCGTACCCAGGATATCGGCTCTGTCGGTCGCCAACTCATCCGAGACTGTCGTATCTGGATACAAGTCTTCATCGAACTATTGCGCGACAAAAATAATGACGATAAACTTCAGGAATTCTTGTGGCATTTGTCCCGATCTAGGGCATCGCTGGATCGTGGCCAGGTCGCACAGCATGCCTCTCATGTGAAGGCTAGACAAGATACTAAAGCCG CGTATGATAGTCTTCGCACTGTGGGAAGCCTTCTTTTGACGAATGCCGACTTTCGTCTCTTTGTTGATGACTTAACCACCGTTGGCCGTCAGATATTCTCTGACACGGCATATTTCCTGTCGGATACTTCGAAACAAGTTGGGGAACAGATCAAACCTTcacaagaagaaatcgacgCGGTACAGGGCGCAGGTGCAGATGAAGGCCAGGCCCCCTCAAGCGAGGAGATACGCCAGGAGGTAGCTCAGGTCGCGGAGGCGGCCGGCAATGGAGTAGCTCGCACTGGACAGGAGGCAATCAAGAGCGCCAAAGAACATCTGGGGGGACAGGAAAAGGATACCTTAATCTACCGGTTGAAGCAAGCCGTCCTGAAACTGCGAGAACGATCGGACTATTCGGACTCGGTAGCCACCCTTTCTACCTTGGTGCAGAGTTACGCAAAGACATACGCCAATGCAGCCTCGGATATAATCACaacagctgaagaagaggtcgagGTAAATGAAGATCTAAAGCAAGCGATGCAGCAGCTCTGGGTTTTGGTTCAGTCGCTGGGCGATGCCGAGCAATGGAAGACCCTGGAACAAAGATTCCAGCAAGTGTTGCAGCATGCTAATAAAGACCCAGAATTTGAAAGACTAATGGGAGAATTAGGGTCTTCAGTGCAGCAGATGCTGACCGACCCAAGTTTCTTTGACTCTGCTTCAGAAAAACTCAGTGAGCTCGAGGaaaaagccaaaaaagtCGACACTGAGTCCAATCTACGGCAGGATGTGGATGCTTTTCTGGAACAGGCAAAACGGACTTTGCGTACAGTCCCTGAAGATGCCGCAGTGACCAAATTGGTAGATGCAACCAACAAGCTATACAAAGACGCGTGGGACGGCTACTATGAGAGAAAAAGCGAGTTGCCCTCGGACATCCTTGAggtcttctttcctgttcttcttcgaacCATACAACACATTCCAATCCCCCGTCTGGAGGTTATGGCGCCTGAGCTTGACCTTCTCTTGGAGAACTTCATCCTGGAGCCAGGCCACACGGTTAACTATTCATCATTTCTCCCATATCGTCTGCATATCACCACAAGGAATGACATCGACGTTCTAAAGAAGCATTCAAAGAGAACCACGGCTGATCTCAAGACCACGTTTACTGCTACAGTCATGGGACTCAACGTTAGTGCTTCGGAATTTGGATATTGGCTCCGTACCCACTCAGGCCTGTTCCGTTTCCATGATGAGGGTATTGCCAGTTTTTATCTAGATAAGCGGGGCATTGATATCTCTTTGGATATAGAAGTGGGTCGGGAGCGTCTGGAGCAAATCTTTACGCTTCGCGGCGTGCGGGTGGTAATACACAAGCTCGATTACAAGGTGCACCGCAGCAAGTGGAAGTACCTTTTATGGTTGACCAAGCCATTCCTGAAGCATATGCTCCGTCGagtcttggagaagaagatcgcagAACGAATCGTTGCGGCCGCTCACGCACTGAACCGAGAGCTTGTGTTTGCACGGGAGCGTTTGCGAGCTGCACGCATTGCCAATCCCCAAGATCTGGCGACCTTTGTGCGAGCGGTTTTGGCACGATTGCAACCAGTCTCAGACGTTGAGACTCGTATCGGCTTTGATGCACCTGGAAAAGGTGTCTTTAAGGGCGTTTATGCCCCTGGAAGTCTTACAAAAGTTTGGCATGAGGAAGCACTGAGAGCTCAAGAggccattgaagaaggagatgagagcTATGGCCTGAGAAGAACATGGCGAAACGACATTTTTGACGTTCCGACACGTAGCTAA
- a CDS encoding glycerol-3-phosphate dehydrogenase family protein (glycerol-3-phosphate dehydrogenase/dihydroxyacetone 3-phosphate reductase): protein MPQQKKQHTVAVIGSGNWGSTIAKILAENTASHPELFTPKVQMWVFEEQIQIPSDSPHHSKYGDKPQNLTEVINAVHENVKYLPGIRLPENVVANPNLEDVVKDATILVFNLPHQFIEKTLDQIKGKHLPYARAISCVKGVDVTDGMVTLFSELIMEKLAIYCGSLSGANIAPEVAAEKFSETTIGYDTPPMDVKAEDGSPEDNKIKIDEQRQVKTRPTHTKLTRVPQELVTVDAELWRTLFGRPYFHVNVVDDVAGVALSGALKNIVALAAGFVAGKGWGENGKAAVIRVGVVEMVKFGRTWFPQSVNERTFTEESAGIADLVASCSAGRNFRSAKHAVEKGVNVDEIEKTEMNGQKLQGTSTAKSVHEFLEKHGKVQDFPLFDAVYGILEGKTSVDSLPKLLDKRFG, encoded by the exons ATGCcacagcaaaagaaacaacacaCCGTAGCCGTTATCGGCTCCGGAAACTG gGGCTCAACAATTGCCAAAATCCTCGCCGAAAATACAGCCTCACACCCCGAACTCTTCACCCCGAAGGTCCAAATGTGGGTATTCGAAGAACAGATTCAGATCCCGTCCGACTCCCCCCACCACTCTAAATACGGCGACAAGCCCCAGAACCTTACCGAGGTGATCAACGCCGTACACGAGAACGTGAAGTACCTACCGGGGATCCGACTCCCAGAGAACGTGGTTGCGAACCCGAACCTCGAGGACGTGGTGAAAGATGCAACGATCCTGGTCTTCAACCTCCCGCATCAGTTTATCGAGAAGACACTGGATCAGATTAAGGGGAAGCACTTGCCGTACGCGAGGGCGATATCGTGCGTGAAGGGCGTAGATGTGACGGATGGGATGGTGACGTTGTTTTCAGAGCTGATTATGGAGAAGCTGGCGATTTATTGTGGGTCGTTGTCTGGGGCAAATATTGCGCCGGAGGTTGCGGCGGAGAAGTTCAGTGAGACGACTATTGGATATGATACGCCGCCGATGGATGTCAAAGCCGAGGATGGAAGTCCGGAGGACAATAAGATTAAGATTGATGAGCAGAGGCAGGTGAAAACGAGGCCGACGCATACAAAGTTGACGCGGGTGCCGCAGGAGCTTGTGACGGTTGATGCGGAGCTGTGGCGGACGTTGTTTGGACGACCGTATTTCCATGTCAATgtggtggatgatgtcgCGGGCGTTGCGCTGAGCGGTGCGCTGAAAAATATCGTGGCATTGGCGGCAGGTTTCGTCGCCGGGAAAGGATGgggagaaaatggcaaaGCGGCAGTCATTCGGGTTggggtggtggagatggtgaagttTGGACGGACTTGGTTCCCACAGTCTGTCAATGAGAGGACGTTTACGGAGGAAAGTGCGGGCATTGCTGATCTGGTCGCATCTTGTTCTGCTGGAAGGAACTTCCGGTCTGCGAAGCATGCCGTGGAGAAGGGGGTGAATGTAGATGAGATTGAAAAGACTGAGATGAACGGGCAGAAGTTGCAGGGAACGTCAACGGCGAAGTCCGTTCACGAATTCCTTGAGAAGCATGGGAAAGTGCAGGACTTCCCCTTGTTCGATGCTGTATATG GCATTCTCGAAGGCAAGACCAGCGTGGACAGTTTGCCAAAGTTGCTGGACAAGAGGTTCGGTTAG
- a CDS encoding phosphotransferase family protein (predicted protein) — translation MTPTSPIEQSEEEDVLGYTSSDTSGADEYDLFTEIMERVRLDRVAKYATTIRQSLQHSNPQSTRVIEIKPPIFGSYHVLYPVRFHDEALWLLKVPANGTREKFRTSDARAIRSEALTMRLLRRETTIPVPDVYAFSDTCDNELNCPFILIDHVEGVSLYKVWFDNASPKDIVQARRTRCLRDLAAAMAQLDRFSFSTGGSMAFDDQGYPSGIGPLRLVDTATMRERLRARDPDQSTVYLEMGPFSKTKEYYTALLDHRRQPDMTFEKGVLGLLRLFIDCIPEPSDERGTFVLAHPDLDVQNVLVSRDGALQAIIDWDGVGAVPRSVGNERYPSWLTRDYDPATYCWTEDIERRAEPLGIWEDSPDTLRFYRSLYAGFIQSHQLDDGPACANLTTKSLILGNLLNAANDSYGTVDTVHKIFNAVVKLAREGASTRSHVLDDGKVCQEEDIKIMTLMTFTSMMLHVHWLRED, via the exons ATGACACCAACTTCTCCTATAGAACAatccgaagaggaagatgtgCTTGGATACACCTCTTCAGACACCTCAGGAGCAGACGAATATGATTTATTCACAGAAATCATGGAACGTGTACGACTGGATCGAGTCGCCAAGTACGCCACCACAATCCGGCAAAGCCTCCAACACAGCAACCCACAAAGTACCAGGGTAATAGAAATCAAGCCACCAATATTCGGCTCCTACCATGTGCTTTACCCAGTGAGATTTCACGACGAAGCTCTCTGGCTACTCAAAGTCCCTGCAAACGGGACCCGGGAAAAATTCAGAACCTCCGATGCCAGAGCTATACGCTCAGAAGCACTGACGATGCGCTTGCTGCGTCGTGAAACTACCATCCCAGTTCCAGACGTTTATGCCTTTAGCGACACATGCGACAATGAGCTCAATTGTCCGTTCATTCTTATTGACCATGTTGAGGGAGTCTCGCTGTACAAAGTCTGGTTTGATAACGCTTCGCCGAAAGATATTGTACAGGCGCGACGCACTCGATGCTTACGAGACCTCGCGGCTGCTATGGCTCAGCTGGACAGATTCTCCTTTAGCACAGGGGGGTCAATGGCTTTCGATGACCAGGGTTACCCATCGGGTATCGGTCCTTTACGACTAGTAGATACCGCAACCATGCGGGAGCGGTTAAGGGCTCGCGATCCCGACCAATCGACAGTCTATTTAGAGATGGGACCCTTCTccaaaacaaaagaatacTACACAGCACTACTTGATCATCGGAGGCAGCCAGATATGACTTTCGAAAAGGGCGTGCTTGGACTTCTCCGATTGTTCATCGACTGCATCCCAGAGCCAAGTGATGAACGGGGCACGTTCGTTCTAGCCCACCCTGATCTTGATGTTCAGAATGTCTTGGTTTCACGCGACGGGGCATTGCAGGCCATCATAGACTGGGACGGGGTTGGGGCTGTCCCACGAAGTGTAGGGAATGAACGATACCCGAGCTGGTTGACACGAGACTATGATCCAGCGACGTATTGCTGGACTGAAGACATAGAGCGACGTGCTGAGCCACTGGGTATTTGGGAGGATTCGCCCGATACGTTGAGATTCTATCGATCTTTATATGCTGGGTTCATCCAGTCTCATCAATTAGATGATGGTCCGGCGTGCGCTAATCTAACTACAAAATCTCTGATCCTCGGGAACCTACTAAACGCTGCGAATGATTCGTATGGTACGGTTGATACCGTGCATAAGATCTTCAATGCAGTCGTTAAGCTTGCCCGGGAGGGTGCATCGACTCGGTCACATGTGCTTGATGACGGCAAAGTGTgtcaggaggaagatataAAGATAA TGACTTTGATGACTTTCACTTCTATGATGTTGCATGTGCACTGGCTGAGAGAAGACTGA
- a CDS encoding uncharacterized protein (NADH:flavin oxidoreductases, Old Yellow Enzyme family) — protein MTQADIENVTRKFVDTARLMADSGFSGVELHGAHGYLIDAYGGTLEKRAKFVLDIITEIRKAVPSKFCVGIKLNSADHSSSTFEETMAQIGLLVEAGIDFLEVSGGSYEDPSMMGGTQPQKSARTAAREAFFIEFATEARKRYPDLVFMLTGGFRSRTGAESAIKENACDLIGIGRPAAIDAKFPQLLLDESVPDEKAQLLLNKVPAPFITRFLPTKIIGAGLETTYYGGQIQRIAKGLRTMVPSV, from the exons ATGACACAGGCAGATATTGAAAATGTAACGAGGAAGTTCGTTGATACGGCTCGGTTAATGGCCGATAGTGGATTCTCCGGCGTTGAGCTGCATGGTGCCCATGGATATCTAATCG ATGCGTACGGCGGCactctggagaagagagcaaaaTTTGTCCTAGATATCATTACCGAAATTCGAAAAGCCGTTCCATCGAAGTTCTGTGTGGGCATCAAACTCAACTCTGCAGACCACAGCTCATCAACCTTTGAAGAAACCATGGCTCAAATTGGATTACTGGTAGAGGCCGGGATTGACTTCCTCGAAGTCAGTGGTGGAAGTTATGAAGATCCCAGT ATGATGGGAGGGACACAGCCGCAGAAGAGTGCCCGCACAGCAGCCCGTGAGGCCTTCTTCATCGAGTTCGCAACCGAGGCCCGCAAGCGGTACCCTGATCTTGTCTTCATGCTGACAGGCGGCTTCCGAAGCCGGACAGGCGCCGAGTCCGCTATCAAGGAGAATGCATGCGATCTAATTGGAATCGGCCGCCCGGCGGCTATTGACGCCAAGTTCCCTCAATTGCTTCTCGATGAAAGTGTGCCAGATGAGAAAGCGCAGTTGCTCCTGAACAAGGTTCCCGCTCCATTTATTACTCGTTTCCTTCCTACGAAGATCATAGGCGCTGGGCTAGAAACT ACATATTACGGGGGGCAGATTCAACGGATAGCAAAGGGACTGAGGACCATGGTACCGTCTGTTTGA